Below is a window of Coregonus clupeaformis isolate EN_2021a unplaced genomic scaffold, ASM2061545v1 scaf2209, whole genome shotgun sequence DNA.
TAGGCTTGCATTAAGTTGTATTGTTAATTTGCATTAAACTAGtttcatttgtgttttgtttcatttgtgTTTGTCTAAACAAAATAGTCCTCAAGATACCTTACTTAAGAGGACATTACTAATTAGTAGTAATGgacatatatttacatttttagatCTGCTTTTACGTCTAGACTGACTTTTATGTTCTTGTGTGGAAGCTATACATAAACTGTGTGGAAGCTGCCCAATGCCTTAAGAGATACAGGCGCCACAATTTGACAATGGTTGCAACACGGTCTCAGAGTATTTCGTATTAATCTGTATGTAAATCCAAGACACTCCATTTATTTGTATATGTTACGTTTGGCATGGTTACATaaaacagatggttacttaaggcaaaacatTTAAGTAGGgtagttggtcggggtggatgggttgcgagttcgaatctcatcacggatctcaaatctcatcacagacaacgtTACAATTTTTGTTAATTagaaacttttcaactacttactactatGTAGCTACTTTGCACCTACTTAGCATGTtacctaacccttcccctaacattaaccctttaagttaacccttcccctaaccctaaccctaaccttaaccctaacccctaaccctaacccctagcctagctaacgttagcagctaGCTAGAATCAGTAACACATAATACTTTcttcaaattcgtaacatattgtatgttttataaattcttaacatattataagttttgcaaattcataacatatcatatgaaatgggtgcTGAAGATCCAAAAATGTATACATACCATATgatacgtaacatatcatactaaatgagtGTCTCTGATTTACATGCAGAGTAATATGAAATTCTCTGAGACCACGTTGATAGTCTAGTCAACTGGCTAGTGTGAGTGGATGTCAAACATCACAAACTGTTGTTCAAATAGTTTTCACACTGTTGAAGAGAGGACTGAGATGAGATGAAAGCTATGTGAAGAGCATAATACtttactacagtaaatacatttAGTTCTTTTTCTCCAGGAAATCTGGACTTTAGATTGCTGCAATTTCGACTTTGGTGAGTGAATCTGGTCAGTTTATTTATATGTTTTTTCTTTATTAAATTAGTTTTAAGGTTACTGCAAGAGTTATATATGTTGATTGATACTTGAGGAAACGACCAGTCTTTTTACAATTAATTTATGATAATGTAGGTTCCAGGCTACAATAAATTGCATGCAATTGATCATATTTTGTTAATATAATGGTAAATTATATGGTTGAACACATTGTATATGAATGCTTTGCTGGTTTGCCGGAAACACCAGTCCTGGACTAAAATGCCAATTCAATAGACATTCTTTATTGATCATGTTTTTTAGTTGAGGACTAGACTTCATCTCTGTCCGGGAAACTGGTCCATAACGTATTAACCATCCCAAAGGTACCATTACTAATAAAACCAAtctttacaacaacaaaaaacggtaAAAGTTAATGAGTTTTTATATTTTACTATTATTTTTTTAcccaaaaaacaaacaacattaGGACCTATTGTCAGGATCTCTACAATGATATTGATAATGGTTGTAATGGATCAAAGAATTTAATCAACTCAAAAAtctaatacaatttgatttgtcacTTAAGCATcgaatacaaccttaccgtggaaatgcttacttacaagcccttaatcaacattgcagattttaaaaaaaagtaagtaagaaaacGTTTGCTAAAATAAAAACTTCAATAATAGTTTCATGCTTTTTACTATGTTTATTCCATTGCAGTAAATAAGGGTTCAAGTTAGTGACCTTTTAATTGCGATCCTTGGGTTATGTTTTAGATATACAATTTTCACTGCTCATCCATCTCACCTGTGGACAGTCCTCATTAAATAATATGGTAGTAAATGCCTAACAACAAGTTAACTGGAATAAATTATACTGTTTGCAAGCGGGCACAGTATACTTGTGGTTTGCTGTTCACACCAGGCATGCACTGCTTACAAAAGTGTCAAAGTCTGTCACCCTGACAAACAAGCACGCTTTCTTGTCTACAAGCTTCTCTTTCATTTGGAGAATATCAGCACATTATGATCCGTTCACATAAATTCACACAGTTTTGATGGTACTGCTCCTGTGAGACTTCTGCTAACTGTCACTCCTCTTGTGCAGGCTGAAGAGAAATGGATCCTCTGATTACTATAGTTCTGGTggtgacagcagcagcagcacaaggTGAGACATGATATAACACAGAACAGAGTATAAGGCCTAGCCAAGACTTAATAAGACACTAACAACAATGATGCTAATTGTTGAACATGTTCTGCTAATTCAATTTTACATTTATTTGCTTCTATACTTaccaaatgtaaaaataaataaaaaaaagcccAAAAAAAGCCCAAATCTATAAGAGTGGGTCCACTGAAAACAAgtgttaaataaataattaaaactgAGATATATAAAATATTTGCATTGCATGAATGTGATTATATTGTATTGTGCTTTTGTTATATTTTCATTAAGAAATATTTCCACTTGAATGCACCTTCAGACTTACATTTATGCAAAACAGACATACACTTACATACTGACCTAAGATCATTGCTCCACAGTTAGTGCCATGGTCTGTAATCTCTCTCAAGAGAATGGAACTCACCAATGCTATGGGGCTTTGGGAGAATCATTGTCCTTACACCTTGGTTCACACATTAGCAATGACCAAATAAGCTTGAAGAAAGGTGATAAACGTGTTCTAAACTTCAAAACTGGAGAAGACTGGAGATCTAAATTGCCTCAGGATTATATGAATCGCTCTCAGTTCATTAATGATGGAACATTCAGACTGGACAGAGTTATAGAGGACGACTCTGGAGATTACCAATTGGAAATACATAATTCAGAGGGAACAATGATGCTCAGAGTCAACATGCTACTGGTGATACAAGGTaggaacctttttttttttttattcgaCCTAAATACTTCACGCATCCTTTTCCTGGTGAGGGAGATTTCTGAAAGGTCGCCAGGGTGTCAGTACTTCAATAGGTTTATAATGTAGGACTTGGCAGCAGTAGTACAACACAGAGAGTATATTGTTACATCATACAATACTTTAGATATAATGTTTGCATGAATCAGAGGTAGGGTATTTGAGTGATctcttgtgtttgtgtctgtcagcCCCGGTGTCAGAGCCAGTGTTGTCTCACCTCTGTCTGCCTCATGGAGAGACCGTGGTCACATGTTCTTCAGAGGGAGATGGTCTTCAGTACAGCTGGACCCTGAACGGCCAGAATCTGACCAGGAGTGTAGCCTATGACCACTACCAGAACTTTGTCATCACGTTGAAGAGTGATGTGACAGGAACCCTGACCTGTATGGTTCAGAATAATGTTAGCAGCAGCAACTCTACTATTGATCTCCCCTTGGCCTGCCCAGGTAATCTCAGGACAGTTGACTTCATTCCCACTTTTTGAATTAAGAGTACAACTCTGTTTCATTTGCATGGTCAACAAGTGTTGTGTACTGATGTTTTCTTTCTAGTTGTCTCTTCCCAGTTTCCTTTTGTAGCTGTGCCAGTGGCTCTGACTGTTGGAACTTTCACATTACTTCTTGCACTGTTTGTCGGTATTAACCATCTATGCAAGAAACGAAGATCCAGATTTGATACTTCAGGTAAAATGTAAAAAGTAATTTAGTTTCTCGTCCAGAACGTACATTTGAAATGTTGAATAAACATGACATTTTGTTTCATGTCCAGATTGTACAACAGCTTTCCTTTCATTTTTCAGAAAACGGTTATGAGGGTGTTGTATACACTGTTGTGAAAATAGGCAAGCAAAGAAATCCAGCAAGGAAGCAGAGGCCCCCAGCCACAGAGATGGTGGAGTATGGACAGATCAAAATGGCTGTGAACCCGGATGTGGCAGCCAGCCCATAGACACAAGGGTAGACATTTTATCCACATGTAGCTTTATAAAGCAGATATAAGACAAGGGTTGACTGAACATTATGTGGATGCATTGATTGAGTAGATCAGACAGACCATCAAACTTAAAGACTAGTGCCAAATCAACACAACAAGATGACATCATGCATCGTGCAACGAATGCAAGGAAGATGCACTGCATGTAGTTTTGAGTTTGTTAACATAAATAATAATCTAATTTTGAATTGTGAACATTTCCTTCAAACTGAGCTGCAATATCatactgtaaatgta
It encodes the following:
- the LOC121541312 gene encoding uncharacterized protein LOC121541312, with protein sequence MDPLITIVLVVTAAAAQVSAMVCNLSQENGTHQCYGALGESLSLHLGSHISNDQISLKKGDKRVLNFKTGEDWRSKLPQDYMNRSQFINDGTFRLDRVIEDDSGDYQLEIHNSEGTMMLRVNMLLVIQAPVSEPVLSHLCLPHGETVVTCSSEGDGLQYSWTLNGQNLTRSVAYDHYQNFVITLKSDVTGTLTCMVQNNVSSSNSTIDLPLACPVVSSQFPFVAVPVALTVGTFTLLLALFVGINHLCKKRRSRFDTSENGYEGVVYTVVKIGKQRNPARKQRPPATEMVEYGQIKMAVNPDVAASP